The nucleotide sequence GTGGCGAGCCTGGTGGATCACAAGGGGCATCGCTATCTGCTGGAGGCGTTCGCGCTCATCGCGAGCGAGATGCCCGACGCGCACCTCGTTCTCGCGGGAGACGGCGAACTGCGCGACGAGCTCGAGGCGCTGGCGGGGCGGCTTGGTATCCGCGCGCGCACGCATTTTCTGGGCCTTCGCAACGACACGCCGCTGCTGTACGGGGCGTTCGACCTGTTCGCGATGACGAGCCACCTGGAGGGCCTTTGCACGAGCATTCTGGATGCCATGAGCGCCAAGGTGCCGGTCGTCGCCACGCGGGCCGGGGGGATTCCGGAGATCGTGCGCGACGGCGACACGGGCTATCTCGCGGAGAATCGCAATCCTGCCGCGATCGCGCAGGCGATTCGCGACGCGCGGGCCGATCCCGGGCAGGCGCGCCGCCGCGCGGAGCATGCGTTTCGCATGGTGGACGAGGAATTCGGCGTGCACCGAATGGTGGCGCAGACGGCGCGGCTGTACGACGAGTTGCTGAAAGGATCGGGCGAGACGTGACAAATCCCCCAATTTTCTGTGGGCTTACCGGCGCACGCTTGCTAAGATTGCGTGATCGCCGCGCGATGGCGGCGACCCATTCATGATTGCACGCCTTTTCAAATTCCTTGTCGTCGCCTTCTGGGCCGTGATGACCGCGGCGCTCGTCATGCGCCAGCCGGCGTTCTCCGAGCAGGCGGCCGAGGACTTGCCGTCGATGGCCAGGCTCGCGGCCGCGGAGGGCCCGAGCTGGTATGGCGTCTATTTCGTCTCCGGCGAGAACAAGGTGAAGATCGGTTACTCGCGCTCGGAGATCCGGCAGGCGACGCGCGGCAGCATCTTCGAGTCCGAGCAGCACCTGCGTATCGAGGTGCAGGGCCAGCCCGCGCGGGTGCGCGTGCTTTCGACCGTGCTTACCGACGAGGGCGGCAATCTGCTTTCCATCGACTTCTCGATGCTGTCCGACACCGTGAAGTTCGAGCTGTTCGGCCGCGTGTCCGGCGAGGAATTGCTGATGGAAATCCGCACCGCCGCCGGCATCGAAAAGCGGTCCATGCCGATGCCCAAAAATACGCGCGTGCCGGACACGGCCCTGCGTGAAGCGGTGCGCCGGGGGCTCGATGTGGGCGATACCATCGACGTGCCGATCTTCGACCCGTCGTCGTTCTCGTTCTCCGACGGCTCGTTGCGCGTGGTCGAAAAGACCACGCTGCCGGAAACGGGCGACACGACGGTCTATCATCTGGCGGCGAGCTTCATGGGGCTCGATGTCGAGGCGTGGATCGACGGAGAAGGCCACACCATTCAGGAGCGCGCCGCGAACCTGCTGACCCGCGTGGAGACCAAGGAGCAGGCGCTGACGGCCGGCTGGGGCGACGCCGAATTGCCGGTCGATATTGTCGAGGCGGCGGCGGTGCATCCGGCGCAAAAAATCAAATCGCCGCGCGGTACGACGTTCGTGAAACTGCGCCTGTCGGGCGTTGATCTGTCGGAGTATTCGATCGCCGATCAGCGGCAGTATCTCGATGGCGATATCGTCACCGTCGAGATCGAGCGGCCGGGCCCGACGACGTTCACGATCCCGATCACCGATCCGGCGATGACGCAATTTCTGGAGTCCACCCCCACGATCCAGGCGGGCGATCCGGCGATCCGCGCGAAGATGCGGGAGATCGTCGGCGACGAAACGAACGCTTACGCGGCGGCGAAGGCGATCTCCACGTGGGTTTACGAGACGCTCGAGAAAAAACCGCTCGTGTCGATCCCGTCGGCGCGCGACGTGCTCGACATCAAGCGCGGCGACTGCAACGAACACGCGACGCTGTACGCGGCGCTGGCGCGCGCGGCGGGGATTCCGACGCGCATCGAGGTGGGGCTCGTGTACAACGATCAGGGTTTCTACTACCACGCGTGGAACGCCGTGTGGGCGGGGCGGTGGTTCTCGATCGATCCGACGTTCGGGCAGTTCCCGGCGGACGCGGCGCATCTGAAGGTGATCTCCGGCGACCTCTCCGCGCAGATCGCCATCATCAAGATGATCGGCAACCTCAAAATCGACGTCCTGGAGGCGCGATGATCAAGGTTCGCGGGCTCGTCAAGAAATACGACAAGTTCGTCGCCGTCGATCATATCGACTTCGACGTGGACGGCGGCGTGGTGTACGGATTTCTCGGCCCGAACGGCGCGGGGAAGACGACGACGATCAAGATTCTCGTCGGCATGATGAAGCCGGACGAAGGGTTGATCGAAATCGACGGCATCGACCTTTCAAAGGATCGCGAGAAAGCCAAAAGCCGCATCGGGTTCATCCCCGACCGCCCGTACATTTACGAAAAGCTGACGGGCATGGAGTTCATGCGGTTCATCGGCGGCCTGTTTCACATGGACGAAAGCGACGTGGAAAAACGCGGCACGGAGCTTCTGAAGCTGTTCGAGATCAACCACGTGCGCGACGAACTGGTCGCGGGTTATTCGCACGGCATGCGGCAGCGGCTCATCATGGCGTCCGCGCTGCTTCACCGCCCGCGCCTTCTGATCGTGGACGAGCCGATGGTCGGGCTCGATCCGCGCGGTGCGCGGCTCGTGAAAAAGATCTTCCGCGAGCAGGCGCGCACGGGCGTCACCATCTTCATGAGCACGCACACCCTGCAAGTCGCCGAGGAGGTGTGCGACAAGGTGTCGATCATCAACAACGGCAAGATCATCGCGACGGGCAGCGTGGCGGAATTGAAATCCGATGCCGACGCGCTCGAGCAATTCGAGGAGACGTTCCTGCGCATCACGGGCCAGACCGACGAGCAGGACCTCTCCACGGTCTTCGCCGAGTGACCGCATGATCGACACGTGGCGCCTTTTGCGCGGCAAGGTCTGGATCGTTCGCAACACGATCCGGCGGCCGGCGAAGCTCGACCGCTTCAAGTCGATGTTCTTTTTCGGCCTCGGGGTTTTGTTTTTTTTCGCGGTGCTCTACGGCTCGATCGCGTTTTTTCAGAAGCTCGCCGCGGAGGAGCCGTTCGGCTCGATCCTCGTTCATAAACTTGTCGAATTCCTGTTCATGACGTTTTTGGCGGTGCTTGCGTTTTCGTCGGTCATCACGAGCCTGAACGCGCTGTTTCTGGACTCGGACCTGCCGATGCTGGTCACGAGCCCGATCACGTTCGGGCGCTTGTATCTGGCGCGGTTTCTCCAGGCGCTTGTCATGACCGGCTGGATGGTCGTCGTCTTCGGCATCCCGGTGTTCATGGCGTGCGGCATCGTTTTCGAGGCGCCTTGGCACTTTTACCCGTGGATGTTCGTCGTTCTCTCCTCGTTCATCGTGCTGCCGACGGCCGTCGGCACGCTTTTGACGTTCAGCCTCGTGCGCGTTTTCCCCGCGCGGAAGATGCAGGACATCCTCGTCATTCTCGCGGTGGTGCTTGTCATCGTGCTGTACGTGATGTTCCGTTTCATCCGGCCCGAGCAGCTATTCAATCCGGACATCTTTCACGGTTTCGCCGAATATTTCGCCACGCTAAAAACGCCGGACTCGCCGCTTCTGCCGTCCACGTGGGCGTCGATCGCGCTGCTTGCGCCGATCGATCGCAAGATGGACGGCGATGGCATCTTCTTCGTGCTGCAGCTTCTGGCGTGGGGCGGCATCGTGGTGCTCATCGGCGTGGAGTCCGCACGCCACCTGTATCTCGAAGCGTTCACGAAAAGCCAGGAGGGCCGGCGGCTTACCATCACGGGCACGCCGCTCGCGCGGAAATTCTTCGACCGCCTCGCGAGGCGGCGCGACCCGGTCATGCGTGAATTGTTTCTCAAGGAGCTGCGCGGATTTTTCCGGGACACGTCGCAGTGGACACAGCTCCTGTTGTTGCTCGCGCTCGTCACCGTTTATCTGTTCAACTTCGCCTCGCTTGATCTCGACCGATTCGCCGGCGTGACGCACGGGCTTCGCAACACGCTGGCCTACGTCAACCTCGCGCTCGGCGGATTCGTGCTCGCGGCCATCAGCGTGCGTTTCGTGTTGCCGGCGGTGTCGCTCGAGGGCAAGGCGTTCTGGATCATCCGCACCGCGCCGGTTTCGATTCCGCGTTTTGTGTGGGGCAAACTGCGTTTTTACCTGCCGCCGATGCTCATCGTCGCTCAGACGTTAATCGTCGCCTCGAACTGGCTTCTGGGTTCCAATCTTTTCATGCTGGTGTTTTCGGCGGTCGTCACGGGCATGCTCGCCGTGGCCATCACCGCGCTCGCGATCGGCATCGGCGCGATGTATCCGAACTTCGACGAGAAAAACATCGCGCGCATCGCGACGGGCATCAGCAGCCTCATCTTCATGACGTGGGCTTTCGCGCTCATCGTCGCGACGGTGGCGGTTCTCGCCTATCCCATCCGGCTCATCCAATTTTCGATCCGTACGGGGCAGGGACTTTTTCCTTCGCAGTGGATGATTATCGGCTTGTCAATGGTCCTTGTCCTGACGATTATCTCGGCCGCCACGTGGACGGCGATGCGCATGGGCATCGCGTCACTCGACGCCCGGGAGCTGTAGGACCTTGAATCTCCGACAACGCCTGTCTCTTTATTGGGAACTGTCGCGCCCGTTCACCCTTTTGCCGCCGGCGCTCGGCATGATCTCCGGCGGCATCACAGCGCTTGGCGCGCATCCGCAATGGCACAGCGACTGGATCGAGCCGGGCTGGATGGCCGCGCGGTATTTCGGACCGGACGGGATCAAGCTCGCGTGGTACATCGCCGTCGGCGCGATCATGGCCGCGACGCTGAACGCGGCGAGCAACGCGCTGAACCAGATCACCGACCTGGTCAACGATCGCGTCAATAAACCCGAACGCCCGATTCCCAGCGGTCGCCTGTCGATCCGCGAGGCGTGGGGCGTGACGCTCGTGCTGTGGGCGCTCGCGCTTTTCGAGAGCCTGCTCGTCAACTGGCAGTGCTTCGCGATCGTGTTCGTCGCGTCATTTTTCATCTACGGGTACTCGGCGGAACCGTTTCGCACCAAGCGCCGCGGGTGGCTGGCGAATTTCACCATCGCGGTGCCGCGCGGCATCCTGTTGAAGGTGGCGGGCTGGTCGACCGTGAAGCACGTCTTCGCCGCGGAGCCCTGGTACATCGGCCTCATCTTCGGCGTGTTCCTGCTCGGCGCGTCGAGCACGAAGGATTTTTCGGATATCGATGGCGACCGCGAGGACGGCTGCAAGACGCTGCCCGTGCTCTACGGCGCGAAAAAGGCCGCGTACATGATCGCGCCGTTTTTCATCCTGCCCTTCCCGCTCATTCCGCTTGGCGCGTCGCTTGGCATCCTCACCGGCAACGCCGTGCTGCTCTGGATCATGGGAATCGGGCTTTCGATCTGGGGCGCGTACACCGTGTGGCTCATTCTCAAGGACCCCGACGAACTGACGCGCACCGAAAACCATCCAAGCTGGAAGCACATGTACATGATGATGATGGCGATGCAGATCGGGTTCGCGATCAGCTACGTCTTGTGAAGATCGACGATAGAGGATTGTGAGTTGAGTCCAACCGCGTCCCTGTCCCTATCCCGATCCCTTTCCACCATTCCTCGTCTTACGCACGGTTACGTCGATCGCGCCGCGTGACAAACGCGCGGAAAGTTCGTCGCCGACGTTAACGTCACCCGCCGCGCGCACGACCGCGCCGGCGCGATCGGTGATGATCGCGTAGCCGCGCGCGAGGATCGCAAGCGGGCTGACCGCGGCAAGGCGCCGATCGAGGTATTGCGCGCGTTCGCGCAGGCGAACCCATCGACGTGTGGATTGCGTGCGCAATCGTTCGTCCGCGCGCGCGCGCCGGCCGCGTTCGATTTCCAGGCGGCGGCGCATCGCCGCGGCAAGCGACCGCCGGTGCGTTTCGAGCGCCCGGCGCTGTTCGCGCACGCGCCGGCGCGGATCCAGCAAACGCAACCGATCCGACGCGCGCGCAATGGCCCGTCGGCGGCTCGCCAGCCGATCCGCGATCGCGCGAGCCAGCGCGGCGTGCGCGCCGTCGAATCGCCGGGCGTGATCGGCGATGCGCCGGTGCAGGGCTCTCGTCAGCAGCGTGGTTGCACGGCGCACGGAGGCGATCTGGTCGCGGCCATCCGCGACGACCGCTTGCGCCGCGGCGGTGGGCGTGGCCGCGCGAAGGTCCGCGGCGAGTTCGGCGAGCGTGAAGTCCGTCTCGTGCCCCACCCCAACGACGATCGGCGTAACGCACGCGGCGACTGCCTCGACGACCGCCGTCTCGTTGAACGACCAGAGATCCTCGGGCGCCCCGCCGCCGCGCACGAGTAGGATCACGTCGCAGGCGCCGTGCGTGTCCAGGTCGGCGATCACCGCCGCGATCGACATGGCCGCACCCTCGCCTTGCACCGGCGTCGGCGCGACGATCGCGGACAGTCCAGGCTGCCGCGCGTAGAGCGTGCGCAGGGTGTCATACAACGCGGCGGCCGACAGGCTCGTTACGATGCCGACGCGACGCGATGCGCGAGGCACGTCGATCTTGTTTGCCGAATCAAAAAGCCCGCGCGCGGCGAGGTCGCCTTTCAACTTCTCGAAGGCGACGGCGAGCGCGCCGGCGCCGGCCGTCTCCATGCGTTCAATGAGAAGCTGCATCTCGCCGCGCGGCTCGTAGACGGAAACGCGCCCCGCGGCGATCACCTCCATGCCGGCTTCGGGCGAAAAGGCGAGAAATCGCGCGGTCGTACGGAACATCATCGCGCGGATCTGCGCGTCGGCGTCCTTGAGCGTGAGGTAAAGGTGACCGGAAGCCGGGCGCGTGACGGAGGCGATCTCGCCGCGCACCTCGACCTTCGCGAGCTCTCCCTCGAGCGCCCGGCGCGCCGCGGCCACGAGCGAGCGGACGGAGTGGATGGTGCGCCGGCGGCCGTTCATTGCCTGCCGGCGGCGGGGTCATGCCCCGCCGGCGTCATTCGGACCAGCTCGCGACCTGCGCGGAAACGTGATTGAAGTCGTTGTCGTAGTTGCCGCGCAGGCTGAAGTTGTACGCCACGTTTTTTCGAAACGGCTGGTTGCCCGAAACGATGACCTCGCGCGTCGAAATGAGGTGGCCCGCGTCGTCGAAGAAGTTGACGTTGACCTTGACGTTCGTGATGCGCTCGTCGGTGAGATTCACGATCTTGCCGACGACGGTGAAATTGTTGACCTCGTCGACGTTCCAGTCGAGGTCCGTCATTTTCACCGCGCCGTCGGCGCGCGACGTCGCGGCCAGGCGGCGCTCTTCCTTGGTGACGTAGTCCTCGCGGCGAATCCACCCCATCGCCTCGCGGCTTTGAACGCGCGCCCAGGTTTCGCCTCGCTCCAGAAGAAAGAGCGGCTGGCCTCGGTTGTAGGTCGCCACCACGTGCTGCGACGTGGCGGGCGAGACGTAGATTTTCGCTTCCTTGGACGAGACGAACGCGATATCGATAAAGGAGGGCGACTCGCTGATGACGAGCGCCTTGTCGTAGATGGCAAAAACAATCAGGCAGACAAGGAGAAAAAACGCGGCAATGCCCAAGAGCGCCAGAAGACGCGTGGAGCGCCGAAGCGACTTGATGTCGGCCTCGATCTGCTTGTCGTATTCCGGCGTTTCGATACCCGCGACGGAAGTTTTCTGCACCGGAGACATGCGTCCTCCTGGTTACTTTTGAGTCCCGGCCGGTTCCCCGGCCGTTATCGTCGTTTCAACCGGTTCGTAGCGCCCATCCTTGTCCGCGTCCTGAAGCGCCGTGATCGTATCGTCCGTGTAAACCTCACGGTACTCGAAATGGCCGTCAAAGTCGGCATCCAACTCGAGCACCTTGAGAATTCCGCCCTCGAAAACGTTTCGATAGTCCGGAATTCCGTCGAAATTCAAATCCCACTCGGAGCGGACAATTTCGCCTTCCTCCCAAAATTCGACGTAATCGGGCCGGCCGTCGTAATTCGTATCCAACTCGATCCGGTGGCCTTGAATCGCCAGGAACACCGTATGGACCCACACAGCGTCGGTCGAAAGCGACACGATGACAAACAAGGCCGCGGCGAGCAGCACCAGGTAAACGGCCTGTCTCTTTCGTAATGGACGCACGCGCCGCGAATCGCCCCCTTGTCACGCACTTGCCGAAAACACCGGTTTTTTCGTATTCGTCCCTATCGTTTATCACAGCCGTCGTCCTTGAGGCAACCGAAAAATCAGACGGGGCAATTAACGTAAACCAGCAATTTCACTCAAACATTTTCGAGGCGGCGTGTTGGGGACACAACCGGAGGGCCTTGACACCACTTGGCCACGCAACCTAAAAGGCGAGGTCGCCGCCCGCACCCGGCCGCGCCGCATCCCAGGGCCGCCTTCTTGATCAAACGCGCTTTTCAACGCTTTTACGATATCTTTTCCTCTACGCGCCTTGCCGTCTGGCTGTCTCTGGGCGTCGGCGTCATCATCGTTATCGGTACGATCCTCCCGCAAAAAGGGATCGTGCTCGAGCCCGATAAATGGCAGAAGCTTGTCTCCGGATCCCAGGCCTGGGCGATTGCCGACCGCCTCGGATTTCTGGAGGTTTTCCACGCCTGGTATTTCTACCTTCTGTTATTTCTCTTTTTCACCAATTTGATAATTGGCTCTGTTAAAGGTCTTACCAAACTTGAAGAAAATCTGGAGACCTCCGGCAAACCGCTGACGCCGGACCTGGCACAGCGTTACCGCTTCACGACGGTCGATCTTGGCCGCGAACCCGGCGAAGGCGAAATCGCTTCCGCCTTTTCTTTCTTGAAGGCGCGCGAGGTGCCGGGGCCCGTCGGTGAAAAGCACTGGTTCGGCGAGTTCGGCCGCATGAGCCGGTTCATGCCTTATGTGCTGCATTTCTCGTTCATCGTCATCGGTCTTGGCGCGGTCGTTTCCGGCGTTCGCAACGTCGAAGGGCGCATGTTCGTCCCCGAGGGCCGATCGGTGGACACGTTCTTCACGCAAGACCGGGAAGGCGAGGTTCGAAGTTTCGCGCTGCCCTTTGCGATCCGCTGCGACGATTTTGACATCGAATTCTACGAAGGTACCGAACAGCCGAAGGATTTCCGCTCGGCTCTCACAGTGATCGAAAACGGCGAGACGATCCGCCGCCAGTGGATCGAGGTGAACGAGCCGTTGGATTATCGGGGCTTCCGCTTTTTTCAGGCGTTCTACCAGGAGCTTGGCGTCATGGCCCGCGTTCAGGTGACGCGCGACGGACAAAAGATCATGCCCGCCCGCCTCGTGACGCTGAAAGAGGTCGTGCCGCTTTCGGGCACCGATGGGTTTACCGTCATCGACTATGCGGCGGATCACGGCGGTTACGGCCCGTCCATCAAGATTCGCGCGGTCGAGAACGACATGATTCCGGAGCCATTTTGGGTGACGCTTGGCGACGAGCGCCCCGACGCCGAACGCGGCGGCGTCTACGCGTTCGAATTCCTGGGGTTGGAGACCGTTTTCGCGACCGGGTTGCAGGTCTCGTTTGACCCGGGCGTCAAGATCGTCTGGGCCGGCGCCGCGATCATGATCCCCTCCCTGCTCTGGGCGCTTTTCGGCTACCATCACCGCGTCTGGGTCCGCGTCGACGGACGCCGCGTCGAGGTGGCGCGCATCGCCCACAAGCGGGCGCCACAACTGGAGGCCAACGTCGAATCCGCCCTCGCCCGCCTGTCGGGTGAAGGCCAAGCGAGGTCGAGTTGACGAGCTTTGTCCTGTCCATGCTGACCGCGTTCCGCGCCGGAACATTCGAGAGCGTCTCGATCGGCTTTTTCGATCTGTCGTTCATCCTGTTTATCGTTTCGTCGATCGGATACACGACGTACCTCCTCAAGCGCACGCGCCCGCTGTGGCTGATCGGCTTTTCGAACCTCGTTCTTGGCGCGTTCACGATGACGCTTGCGCTCGCCCTGCGTTGGGTGGCGGCGGGATGGCACCATCCGCCGTGGACGAATCTTTATGAGTCGCTCGTTTTTTTCTCGTGGGGGCTCATCGTCTGCTACGCGGTGATGGAACTTCGCTACGAGGTGAAGGCCGTCGGCGCCTTCGTCGTTCCGATCGTCATGATGGCGATGGGCCTCGCCTCATTGACCGGCGCCAAGGAGATCACGCCGCTCGTTCCCGCGCTGCAGAGCGTCTGGCTGCACATCCACGTGTTCGGCGCGTCGATCGCCTACGCGATGTTCATGGTGGCGTTCGGATTCGCCGTGCTCTTTCTGTTCCGCGACGGCCTGCCGATGCCGCGTTTTCATTTCGCCGTCGCGGTCTTCAACGCGGTGTGCGTCGTCGCGGTGACGAAACTAAATGTCTTTTCGCTCTCCTACCCGCTG is from bacterium and encodes:
- the xseA gene encoding exodeoxyribonuclease VII large subunit, encoding MNGRRRTIHSVRSLVAAARRALEGELAKVEVRGEIASVTRPASGHLYLTLKDADAQIRAMMFRTTARFLAFSPEAGMEVIAAGRVSVYEPRGEMQLLIERMETAGAGALAVAFEKLKGDLAARGLFDSANKIDVPRASRRVGIVTSLSAAALYDTLRTLYARQPGLSAIVAPTPVQGEGAAMSIAAVIADLDTHGACDVILLVRGGGAPEDLWSFNETAVVEAVAACVTPIVVGVGHETDFTLAELAADLRAATPTAAAQAVVADGRDQIASVRRATTLLTRALHRRIADHARRFDGAHAALARAIADRLASRRRAIARASDRLRLLDPRRRVREQRRALETHRRSLAAAMRRRLEIERGRRARADERLRTQSTRRWVRLRERAQYLDRRLAAVSPLAILARGYAIITDRAGAVVRAAGDVNVGDELSARLSRGAIDVTVRKTRNGGKGSG
- a CDS encoding UbiA family prenyltransferase, translated to MNLRQRLSLYWELSRPFTLLPPALGMISGGITALGAHPQWHSDWIEPGWMAARYFGPDGIKLAWYIAVGAIMAATLNAASNALNQITDLVNDRVNKPERPIPSGRLSIREAWGVTLVLWALALFESLLVNWQCFAIVFVASFFIYGYSAEPFRTKRRGWLANFTIAVPRGILLKVAGWSTVKHVFAAEPWYIGLIFGVFLLGASSTKDFSDIDGDREDGCKTLPVLYGAKKAAYMIAPFFILPFPLIPLGASLGILTGNAVLLWIMGIGLSIWGAYTVWLILKDPDELTRTENHPSWKHMYMMMMAMQIGFAISYVL
- a CDS encoding cytochrome c biogenesis protein ResB; the protein is MIKRAFQRFYDIFSSTRLAVWLSLGVGVIIVIGTILPQKGIVLEPDKWQKLVSGSQAWAIADRLGFLEVFHAWYFYLLLFLFFTNLIIGSVKGLTKLEENLETSGKPLTPDLAQRYRFTTVDLGREPGEGEIASAFSFLKAREVPGPVGEKHWFGEFGRMSRFMPYVLHFSFIVIGLGAVVSGVRNVEGRMFVPEGRSVDTFFTQDREGEVRSFALPFAIRCDDFDIEFYEGTEQPKDFRSALTVIENGETIRRQWIEVNEPLDYRGFRFFQAFYQELGVMARVQVTRDGQKIMPARLVTLKEVVPLSGTDGFTVIDYAADHGGYGPSIKIRAVENDMIPEPFWVTLGDERPDAERGGVYAFEFLGLETVFATGLQVSFDPGVKIVWAGAAIMIPSLLWALFGYHHRVWVRVDGRRVEVARIAHKRAPQLEANVESALARLSGEGQARSS
- a CDS encoding ABC transporter ATP-binding protein, producing the protein MIKVRGLVKKYDKFVAVDHIDFDVDGGVVYGFLGPNGAGKTTTIKILVGMMKPDEGLIEIDGIDLSKDREKAKSRIGFIPDRPYIYEKLTGMEFMRFIGGLFHMDESDVEKRGTELLKLFEINHVRDELVAGYSHGMRQRLIMASALLHRPRLLIVDEPMVGLDPRGARLVKKIFREQARTGVTIFMSTHTLQVAEEVCDKVSIINNGKIIATGSVAELKSDADALEQFEETFLRITGQTDEQDLSTVFAE
- a CDS encoding FxLYD domain-containing protein, with translation MSPVQKTSVAGIETPEYDKQIEADIKSLRRSTRLLALLGIAAFFLLVCLIVFAIYDKALVISESPSFIDIAFVSSKEAKIYVSPATSQHVVATYNRGQPLFLLERGETWARVQSREAMGWIRREDYVTKEERRLAATSRADGAVKMTDLDWNVDEVNNFTVVGKIVNLTDERITNVKVNVNFFDDAGHLISTREVIVSGNQPFRKNVAYNFSLRGNYDNDFNHVSAQVASWSE
- a CDS encoding transglutaminase-like domain-containing protein, with amino-acid sequence MIARLFKFLVVAFWAVMTAALVMRQPAFSEQAAEDLPSMARLAAAEGPSWYGVYFVSGENKVKIGYSRSEIRQATRGSIFESEQHLRIEVQGQPARVRVLSTVLTDEGGNLLSIDFSMLSDTVKFELFGRVSGEELLMEIRTAAGIEKRSMPMPKNTRVPDTALREAVRRGLDVGDTIDVPIFDPSSFSFSDGSLRVVEKTTLPETGDTTVYHLAASFMGLDVEAWIDGEGHTIQERAANLLTRVETKEQALTAGWGDAELPVDIVEAAAVHPAQKIKSPRGTTFVKLRLSGVDLSEYSIADQRQYLDGDIVTVEIERPGPTTFTIPITDPAMTQFLESTPTIQAGDPAIRAKMREIVGDETNAYAAAKAISTWVYETLEKKPLVSIPSARDVLDIKRGDCNEHATLYAALARAAGIPTRIEVGLVYNDQGFYYHAWNAVWAGRWFSIDPTFGQFPADAAHLKVISGDLSAQIAIIKMIGNLKIDVLEAR